The genome window acaagataataaatgatttttttttgtaaataaaaatggaGGGATTTATGGTTATATTACACCCTCGGGCAAGGCGCCAGACAAACCGAATTTATGGTTATTGCCTGTACGGGGTTTTAACCCCGCTAAAGATGCCCACCAACGGACTCCTGCGGGTAGTGGGACTCAAACCTAGGTGTGTTGCATGAAGTGCTCGAACCTTACCCACTCAGCCAAGCCCCCGTTGACcaagataataaataatgttccgttaaaaagtttgattttcaaaaaaaaaaaaaaaaaagtaagatagGGGAAGTATTTAATAAGACCATTGTCTATTGATTACATAAttagagaaggaaatagtatataaacaaggaaaaaaaatccttgagTGAGCTTGAGGAGAGACAAGTAACGCCAAAGCATGCATGTAATTCTGAGCTGAAGCCTGAAAggccagagagagagagagagagagagcaatatcCATCAAtccccataaaataaaataaatagtagaGAGTAGAGTCGAGACACACAAGAGTGGCCAAAACCAAACTATTTGACCCACACGCATtctcttatctctctctctctctcacctcaGTCAGTGTAGGCTCAGTGGTCAGCCCTCCTCAAATGTAGAAACTTTATTCTACGACCATACCATACATATCATTTTCCACAAACTCACCCTTCTCTAACGGTAAGCACTTTCACTTTCCTCTCTTAacagtttttctatttttttaatttttcttaccCCTTTGTTTGTTTCCCGAGAAAGAATCATATTAAACAGAGTAATAGGGATCTTATCACTGCCTCTCAGTCCCACACCTGTTCTGGTTGTtaccaattttcaatttttctttgatttccttTTCTCTGGAACCCATGTTGTAAAAAAAGCTTCTTCCtttgatatttttgtgtttgagttGAAATTCATTGGAATTTTGAGGTCTTAAAGACTCTGTTTGGTTGCAAATGGTTTAGGTACTTTTTTGTGGGGGATTGATTTGGGAGATGAGCAAAGAACACCAACCTGAGCCTCTTGATTTCTTTATTTGGACTGTTGAGGTActgtatttctctctctctatctgatTCTAGTTGTTTGGGTCCTGTTTCTGCGGTTAGAtcttgtttaattatttatttatttatatttgatttgggTTTCTATGCTGATATACTAGAATTGCTTGTTTGGGAGGTTTGATTGTGGTTGGTAAATTGGTTCTGTTATCTGATTGTTTTAGTATGTGCGATAAttgatttttctaaattttgggtttttttatagtttgttttctctttaaatttgattgtgattttgggTTGAATTTAAATCTGGGTATTAGTTGAATTTGATAGTATTTAGTGATTCATTTTGGTGGTTATGTTGAATCGTGGAAGTTTGGACTGGAAAGTTTTTGTTTCGATTATTTTGATGTTGTAAAACCTGACTTATTGGCTCTAATAACGGTAACTAGAGATTATGttgattttgtttaattaacGGTCTTTCCTAACATTCGAGCAAGGAATTTGGGGTCCGGTTTCTATTCAATGCATTTGTAATTTGAAAGGACTTGTGTTTATGTAGGATATAGAACTTTTAACTTTGTTGTCTTGTTATGGATGTCATATTTGCTTTACCAATGATGTGGATTGGTATGAAATGACGCATTTGAGGTTGAGGACCCTAATAAGCACATTTGAAAagagtttttttcttcatatattcAAGTCTATCCAATTAGAATTCTAAAGTGATACTGTTGAGTGTTGCAATTATTGGTTAAATGCCTGAGCAATATGGGGTCTTGATTGTACTCGTACAACATTATTTTGAAAGTTACAGTGTAACTACCCAAATTCTGTATCACCATTGCACATATGTGAGACCTAGCATGTTATACATGAATGCTTCTAATTGTCTTGGAGCACCTACTCCATATTACCATTGCATGTATCTGAGACCTAGCATGTGCTACATGGATGCTTCTACTTTGGAGTTctttgtttgaaaattgaatGCTATGTGGCCGAGATCTGGCTAGGTGTTCAGCACAGTTGCTAAAGATTTcatctctttgtttctttctgtGTATCCTGTGCTATTCTGTTCTATACATCCTGTGCAGAAGAATAAtgctttaataaattttatattttgattaaaagTTGCTAGAGATTGCAGCATCATAACACAATAGAAACTAAAAGAGATTGCCTGTTAAGACATATTAGGCAACCAGAACTAAGATGAAATAATTATGGTGATAaaggaaacaaattttttttttttcctagtagAATGAAagttatttatccaaaaaataataataataaaaagaacagagaaaagaaaatttgcgTTAGTTGGTAGTTGTTCATTCACCATGAAAACTAGTTTTATGTGATGTGGATTAAGAACAATGAAAGGGTTCCAAAACCATGCATTTTTTTGTTAACAAACTAGTGAGATACGCTAAAGCTTCAAAGAAATGCATGTGGAAAGCAATTTTTTAATGGTGACTGAAGGAAATGTGCTTTGgttttgttaattatttttgtttgtatgtAGCCTAAAATTGACCTGAACACTGTGCTAATAGAAGTGAACTAAGGAACATAAGcttatgtttttgctattttcaaGTCTTGATAATGTGTATGTgactttcaaaaaataaaaataaaaacctaaagatAGGGATATGTGGCTTATTGGCATGGCTCCTCCAcaactttttttctattttgccaGGATGTTGGTTTGTGGTTGGAAGAGATAAACCTTGGTAGTTATCGCcagatttttaaagaaaatggtGTCAATGGAGAATACCTGGAAGGCATGTCCATGTTCACTACTGAGCAGATTCTTCGGTTTATAAGACGATGCCACATGAAATGGGGAGACTTCATCACTCTATGCAAGGAGCTCAGGCGAATtaaaggtctctctctctctctctctctctctctctctctctctctctctctcgtgtgtgtgtgtgtaggtgCAGGGATTAATGCGTGTGTACAACAAATTTTTGTATCTGATGACTGTCACTGAGAAGTTAGTTTAGCATGAGAAAATTTGTTTAGTCATGCTACTTCTAAGAAGTTTTATGGTTAGAGAATTCTGATTATGTCTGTAGTCTCTTCTGGAAGAAGCTTTTGTGATCACTTTTTTCTCATGACAACTTCAGAATGCCTCAGTTGTGAACTTATAAAATCTTGGCATTGTTGAAGTATGCTTCATATGAGGGTGTGCTTTGGAACGTTAACAATGTAACTTCAATGGAGGATGGCACTCCATTCCCTTACCTGAGTATTTCGTAACCTTGAATGTTCCTTGTTTTTAGTGGttgttttcttataaaagtACAATTGGCATACCTTTTGGGATTGAATCTCTGGCCTCACTCTCCCACCCTTTTTTATTGGCCAAAAGAAACATGGGGAGAAAGTGGGAAAGCCATTTGGTCCAAAGACCATAGGTGTCATATTTTATTGTTGAAGATCTAAAGGAAAAATCTCAGTGCTTCACTAATGCtgtattttgtatttgtaaATTGAAGGCTGTTGAGTAATTTTGTACTTTCATTGTTAATGTTTATAGGAGGAAAATTCTAATCTTTCTAAAAACATGAAGGAACATGGgttgtttatatttatgagatGTGTTTTCTCTTGAGGAATAGGTTGGCTGTGACTGTTTCCTTCTTCTCAAATATCTAGGTCATTTTACTGATAAGCACAAATGTTAATCATGATATTGCATTTCCAGTCAGCTGCACTACTAAAATTTTCATGTTATTCCATTTTTCTGTCATAACAACTTGAGCTTTAATTGAGAAACTGATGTGTagtatcttttttattcttttgaataATGAAATGAGTGCCTCCTTCatcttttgtttgtgtgtgtatggaATACTCTCTcttaaataatgaaattgatgCACGGTTCTCTAGATAAAGTCTCTGTATTTTTTAGGAAGATATTTGTTATTTACTTCTGGACTGGATACTTAGCTGTATATACTGAAACCTATTACATCTCCAGTGGCTTGCCTGAAAGGGGAACAAAAGGTCCGCCGGCCGTGGTGGGCTCCATCTTGTCTCTCAGTACTCTTTGTCAAGGTGGCAAAACGTAACAGACAGTCGCGAGTTGTTTCCTTGAAGCTGGAACCGTGATGCAAGATCTGctttatatgtatgtatttttttaatttttttttttttttaaatttctttttgtttagaGAACAGAAACAGAAAGTAGgaaagaacctttttttttggtattgaatCTGGCAAAGGTTGCTGTTTGTTCTCTTTTGGAGAACTATATTTTACATACAAGCCCTTTAATGTTTTAATTTCTGTTGGTTTTTATAGTTCATATTCTATCCTAATCTgtggaaaacaaaacaaagagcATGTTTTGAGTAATCAAGATAACTCCCCTACTCTGTGACTAGTACTACCATGTTTTCAGTATAAGAAACTATGTATGATAACGGGCTTAGgataacaaaaacacaaactgaACTGTAGTCCCAAATTTTTTAGAGTTGGCTGTGGATCCTGGACATATCAGTCAGTTGGTTACACATTCTTTTCCTTAAGTAATTTATATCTGAAGTCATAGTTTCTATTACTTCATTATTATGATtaacagctttttcaattttccataaaaagtttccCAAAATCGATGATTAATGTACGTCCTTAACCAatcccttattattattatttctcccCCTTTGTTATCATGGGAGAGAACCTTTTGTCATGTCTTGAAAGAAATGGACATTGATGTGAgcaagaaaagggaaaaggaggagagaaaagaaCCAGAGTGGTAAATGAGAGAAGCGAGACACAGATCACAAATCTTACCTATTAAT of Quercus lobata isolate SW786 chromosome 8, ValleyOak3.0 Primary Assembly, whole genome shotgun sequence contains these proteins:
- the LOC115957942 gene encoding uncharacterized protein LOC115957942, whose amino-acid sequence is MSKEHQPEPLDFFIWTVEDVGLWLEEINLGSYRQIFKENGVNGEYLEGMSMFTTEQILRFIRRCHMKWGDFITLCKELRRIKVACLKGEQKVRRPWWAPSCLSVLFVKVAKRNRQSRVVSLKLEP